TTTTGGTTTAACTTCAGCAGTATTTTGATCATCGATGACCTCTATGGCTATGCGCTTTGAAAAATGGTAATTCTTGCTGCTGAGCGCCTCGAACCCTAAATTAGTCGACTTGTCAATATATCAGGGAAAGTCCCGAAACCCGCCAGATATCTATGCCATGAAAGTCCTTTACACCGGCGCATGGTCATTTCATGGTAAAGCCACGGGATTTCAGAAATCCACGCATGTGGGGACGGGATTCTTTACCCACCAGAGCCTTCATCTCCTGGGTCCAGCAGCTATCTTTGGTGCCACCCGTACGGGTTCTGTAATAATTCCGTAGTTGTTCATCATACGCCATGATACCCTCCGTGTCATCTGAGTTTTGATAACGATCTTCCTTCAGTACCACGGGGAGGGGCAAGCGGGGTTTGACTTCAGGGTCCTGGGCCGGATATCCGAGACAAAACCCGAAAACAGGATATACCTGATCCGGCAGATTCAGAAGCGCAACGACCCTCTCCGGATCATTGCGGATACCGCCGATGTAGCAGATGCCCAAACCTGTTGATTCGGCGGCGACGGCACAGTTCTGGGCAAACAGGGCCACATCAATGGTGGCAATGATGAAGTGTTCGGTCATCCCAGTTATAAAGTCACCGCTCTGCATCTCACAGGCCCGTCGGGATCGGTTGAGATCGGCACAGAACACCAGAAAAGCCCCGGCGGTGGTCACATATTCCTGATCCCCGGACAACCGGGCAATTTCACGCCGCGTTTCCGCTTTCCGCACACGGATCACCGTGGTGGCCTGGAGGTTGCTGGAGGTAGCTGCAGATTGGCCACACCGAATAATTTCATCAATCATACCATCATCCACCGGTTGATCGGTGAATTTTCGGATGGAGCGGTGGGACCGGAGTAATTGCATCACTGGATTCATTTAGTCCTCTTTCAGGTAACTGATTAAACGCAATGATTGCATATTTCTCTCCTCTTTAAGATGGGCCTTGACGCTGGGAGGAAATCGAAGTCTTCGCTATCTGGGTCACTCACAGACACGATAGCCTCCTTTATCCTTTCCAACAATCGTAAGCACTGTCACTATTTTTCAACAGGAACGATCGTCTTTCTCTGACGCATGGATATTAAATCCTTCTTTTAGAGTTTGATGTTCCCCTCAAAAAGTGGACTATTATTTGTATTAGCTTGTCTGTTGCTCAAATTCAACCCTTCAATCAAAATCATAATTCCTCCAAGCGGAATCAAATAATACTAAAAAATTATTATGTTATTTATCAGCTTATTATATCAAAGTATTGTCTAAAGTATTTCACAATTTTGGCGATAAATTAAATAATGGAGTTGTGTTATTGGTAAAATATCCCAAGCTAGTGAGTATAACAATCCTAAACAAACCAGTATATTGGGGATGTTAATTCAAGAACTAAGAAGCGGGGAACTGATGGATAATTATAATATCTGGAAAGAAGATGCATATTCAATGCACCATCGCACATAAGTTTAAATTCGGAGGTAGAAATGAAAAAATTATATGAATTTATGTTTTGTTTTTTATTTGCTTTGATTTTTATTGTCCCTGCAAAAGCTGCTCAACCAGTTGATACTCCCAAACTCGTTAAAGAACTTGGATTCCAATCAACAATGGAATTGAGAATGTCCATACCGAACGTCCCGCAGTCTGATTTTGAAAAAGAAACCATATTGAAAAATTCTGTCTATAAAAAGTATACGGACCTATATGAAAAGATTAAACACGTCACGATTAATAATTATCAACCCAAAACCTGGGAAGGTAAAGATGCAGCGAAAACCTTAGTTGAGTTTAGAAAAGCCATAGAAAAGTATTTGGCGAAATACAAGGAGCTAAAAAAAGATCATAAGCCCAAGAAAGATCTTCAAGAAATTTTAGATAGATATCAACTTGGAACCAATGCTTTAAACATCAGAAGTTTTGTTGATTCTATTGTAAATCCTTCTCGCTCCATGCTTAAAGATTCTATTCTTACAAGAAAAATCGTTAATCTCCACAATGAATTAGTTCGGATTGACCCCAATGAGTTCGATCTTTCAAATCCGATGATAAAAGACAGCGTAATTATTCTATATAACCAATTTTTAGATATAGCTAAGAATTTTGTTAAGACTAGAAAGGACCTAATTGCTCAAGAAAAAAAACAGGCAGAAGAAAAAGCTGCAAAGATCGCAGCAGAAAAAGAGCGGATAGCTAAACGGAATGCCAAACTCAAAGAAGAAACTGCCAGAAAAAAACATGAAAGTTTATCTGCATCTGTGGAAAAGAAAAATGTTACAAAAACATCAGATGCACCCTCCAAGATATTAAAAGAGGAAAGAGCTGAACCAGTTAAGATTAAACAGTCTACGGTAAATAAGATCACCAACAAGTATTCTCGTGTGAAAGGCGGTTGGAAATTCTTAAAATGGGGAATGATTCCAGATGAAGTTGAAATTTTACTGAAGCATAATTATTTTATCCCGCTTCAAGGCAAACTAAAAACGTACAGACAACCATCACATGTCTGGTTTGACAACGGTCTTAAATACGATTTTCAGAACAACACTCATGTTATTGGCGCTCCAAATTCAATTAACATGTATCGATATTTCAAAATTAATGAAGGATTTACGGGCAATACTTTAGAATGGAACAATGCCAAACTACCATATGAGAGATCTTTAACTATCTTTTTTTATCAAGAAAAGCTTTTTGGTGTTAAAATTCAGTATTACAACTCATATGATGATGCCTTAATTATTGTTACGGGATACAAAGAGAAATTTGGAGGGAAAATATTAAAATACAACAAAGATACTCGCGATAATGTGATTTATTTTCTGGACAAGAAAAATCTAAGTATAATTGGTACGAAATCAGTGACCTCTGGCGATAGGAATTCTACTATCATTGTTATGGTAAATCCCGGCATTCCACCTAAAATGATAAAAGACGAAATTAATCGACAAAAAATTCAAACTGATAAGCAACATAATAAAATAAAAAGCAATTTGTTTGAATAATTAATATTTACAATCATCATAACGAACTTATAAACTTTCCTGAAATCTAAATCGTTAGAATTATCAATATATCAAGGAGGCTCCCGAAACCCAGGAAGTCTCCATCCGGTAGAAAGGTCATGGCCCAGGGTTCATTGAATACTCCAAAGCTCTCGGCCAACAGCCTTGAACCTGCATTACCGTAAATTATCTTATCAGCGGACTCGGCGTA
This region of Thermodesulfobacteriota bacterium genomic DNA includes:
- the nfsA gene encoding oxygen-insensitive NADPH nitroreductase, which produces MNPVMQLLRSHRSIRKFTDQPVDDGMIDEIIRCGQSAATSSNLQATTVIRVRKAETRREIARLSGDQEYVTTAGAFLVFCADLNRSRRACEMQSGDFITGMTEHFIIATIDVALFAQNCAVAAESTGLGICYIGGIRNDPERVVALLNLPDQVYPVFGFCLGYPAQDPEVKPRLPLPVVLKEDRYQNSDDTEGIMAYDEQLRNYYRTRTGGTKDSCWTQEMKALVGKESRPHMRGFLKSRGFTMK